Below is a window of Cytophaga hutchinsonii ATCC 33406 DNA.
TAATTTTTAACAGCTATCGCTCCTGTACTTGCTGTACCGGTTAAGGCTGCTGCTGCTGTGCCCAGGCATATTTCCTGGCTTGCTGAAATTATACCTGCAACAGCTGCTGTATCAATGCGTACCCGAATGCTGTTTTCTTTGAAACACGTTGTTGTGCCGGTATTTCCATCTTCTACACGTAATGTATACGTTCCTGAATCAGCTGCAACAGTAACCGCTTTAACGTAATCCGCATATGTTTTACTTGCAGCAGTAACTGCGATTCCATTCCTGTACCAGGTATAAAAATAATTGGCGTTTGCCGGAGTTGCTGTTCCCTTTATAGTTAATGCACTGCCTCTGCATAAGGCAGGTGTTGTTGTAGAAACGGTAACTGTTGCTGGAGGTGTACAGGAAACACTTGTACCGCTGCAGGTAACGATTGACTGAGCTGCAATTGAATTCGTTGCCTGCCCAAGCATATTCGCATATGCATTATTAACAATCTTACCGGTTGCCGAACACGTGGCAACTGTTCCTGTCCATGTTCTTGTTATAACTGTACCATATAAAACAGGCCCTGCAATAACCGGCCAGCTGATTGTGCCGGCTGTATTAGTACCGCTGTTTGAAGATGTGCCATATGTTATCCCGGCTGGCACCGGATCGGAGATTATGATGTCATAGGCTGAATCCATTTCAGAATGCAGGGAAACAACGCTGTGGCTATTGTATGTTTCCTGGTTAGCAGGACTTCCGTTTAAAAAGCCTATATATCCTGCCTTCACCGTTATGCCGGTTACAGTAAGCAATGGCGCACCGGTTAAACTTCCCACCCATAAATTCAATTGATTGCCATTTAATACAATTTTAAAATTCTGTGGTGATCCGGGATATCCGAATTTTTGAGGTAATGTAAATAAGGCAGTAGTGCCGTTCCATACATTAATTTCCAGATCACCGGCTCCCGGATTTACTTTAAATGAAACGTAGGAACCACTGGCAATGGTGCTTCCGCTTTGCCGTAATGCAATGGAAAAAATTGAGAATGGTGCCAGTTCAAGTGTACCTGTAATGGTGCCGTTTGTTCCATGAGCCCTTTTATGAACCAGCATGGTTCCGGTACCATTGGTTGTCGTATTTGAAATTTTTGTTCCGAAACCCCAGGTTCCGCCGTATTGATCCCATTCGGCAGCATTACTCATGGAAGCATCAATGATTGCTCCATGTGTCTGCTCATATTCAATGCTATAATTGATCGGATCACCAACAACGTAGGCTGCCTTATCAGCAGTCTTAGTCATTGTTGTTGGTACGGGAGGTAATATCACATCATCGCATGTTACTGTTACCCGGGCAGTATCTCTTTTTTTAGATTCACCCAAACCCTCTATCCATGCCGGGTTGATATGTGTCTGATCGGCCTTCGGGCATACACCCGGAGTAGTAAATGCTGCGATCGCTTTATATTCCAGTGAGCCTTTTTGACCGACCTGTAATTTTGGAATTGTCCAGGTAATAACCCTGTTTGCAGGATTGTAGGTTGCTGTAACACCTAAGGTAGTTTGCTGAATCCAGCCATTCCAGGTAAGACCCAGGGGAAGTGTATCCCGGACAACAACATTTTCAACATCCCGGCCGGGAAGCGGTCCGTTACCATATATCCTTCTCCAGGTATATCCATCCCACTCTTCAATAAGAACATTGTCTACTGTTTTTGTAGCTACTTCGCAGGCATCTTTATGCCAGGATGTAACAGGAATATTTAAATTATGTGGATCTGTCCAATCGTTTGTAACAGGGAAATACTTATCTCCATCGGGCGCCTGTGCGGCTGCATCCCACGACCAGTCATCCGACCAATCTATGGAACCATAATTGGATGTATACAGATCCCACACGGCACGGAGTGGTTCCGTTCCCCCCTGGTGTATCCGAGCAGCCGTGCCATACATGGCAGAAAGCTGTGGGGTGGTGGTAGCAATCTGGTTTGCAAACTGAATAATCACACGCTGATTCCATTTTCCACGTGCATCCTGTCCGGGGGTAATCGACTCCTGCGTAAATGTTACGCCTGTGGCCGCACCACCTTCATAAATTGTATTCCGCAGCGCCCAGCCCGCTGTACATGGCCCAACACCACTCACACACGTATAGCTGTTGTCATTTAAAAATGCGGAGATCCGGTAATTCTTGTAATTGATATAAGGCTCCGCAGCACCATGGAACAAACGGATTTTTATGCCGCGTGTATCACCATTAGCACCATAGGTACCCTGTGCATACGAGAAAAAAACATTTGGACGGCCTCCGTTGATCCAGCCTGCTGTAGAAGAGTTTTCAAAATCAATTTTAAATTTTACTTCTGTATTATTCTGCACCTTGGAATAATTCACGGATTTATCAATCAGTAATGCACGCTTTACAATGTCAATACAGTTGCGTTCCATCACTTCGGTAACATTATTCGGATATTCATTTGTCGTCCAGCTTTTACTATTTGTAGCCGTGATCGTAGCCGTCGCACAATATCTGCCTTCTGCCTCTTCTTTTGCTTTTAGGCTGTAGGTTCTTATCCCTTGTGTAGGCGTGATTCCACCTGCAGTAGAGAAGCCAGATACCGAACCTACGTTCCAGGTTATGGAATGCGTACCGGCATTGTATGAACCGCCATTGGAAGCAGAACCAGGTACATAATCGAAATCATCCGGAAGTGTTTCAACGATTGTAACACCTGTAGCAGCTAACTTTCCATAGTTTCTATACGACAATGTAAATTGAAACTGGTCGCCTGTTGCCCCGTACGTCTTATCTACTGCACGGTAAATTTTTATATTTGCAATTGGCTTTACTACGAGTGGATCCTGAAAGTTTCCAGACAGGATCAACATACCCAGTAAACGAAAGAATCCATGGAAATAAACAGGCTTTGATGTTAAGTAGCGGTCACCGGCATCTGTGATATCCCATTCAATGGCACATTGCCGGAACATATCACCCATCACCTCATAATCCTGGGCAGCAATGGTTGATGGAGCCGATGTGGCCATGCCCCAGTTGATCGGTAATGGAAATAATTCATCTCCTGTATTCGGATCATACTGAACACTGGTTATGGGCGGTCCTGTATACGTCAGATCCGGGCCGCCGCCCAGGTCCTTACATGGATTACCCCAGGGTGCCTGGCGCTGATCTTTCACAAAACCGGAAAATCTTTTTCCGATCAGCTGTTCAAATGAATTCGGCACACCTGCCTGTACAGTATGTGTAACAGGGTCCCAGGTATAATCCGGATCTCCATGCCATACATAATTTAATATGGTTCTCCAGGCTGCCCGGAAATCTTCTCCTAGATTAAAACTTGAAAACGTAACATTGCTGCCATTTACAGCGGCCCATCCTGCATGCGGTACCCCTGCAGGATTGTCCAGCAGCTTACCCATGATCCAGTCGCTGGATGCCTCAGCACGATACATCTGGTTGATCTCCCAGGGATCTAACGCTTCAGCGCTCATTACATTTCTAAACGAATAAAAATATGCCGGTGCGGCGTAATCAATATGTAATTGCGTAGGTCCTGCAAACTCCGGACACCACAACGGATCTCCGCTGCCAAAATTTGTTGTCTCAAGCCAGGTATTTCCATTTTTTAAATATCCATCAAAACCTACGTTACCGGAAACACTTCTGCAATCCGCAACACTACCGGACATGAATCCTCTGTTCTCGCGTTCCACAAGACCTCTGATAACGCCAAGCGCTTCATCCTTATAGCTGATCGGTGTACCATTCGCAGCCGTATAACCGGAGTTGTCTCCCCATTGTTTCCAGGCCATTAACAGACCCAATGCAATATCTACATCACCATCCGTTGCCGCGTCACCGCCCGGCTCTGCAAGCGCATTTTTTCCATACTGATATCCTGCACGAATAATCGCTCCTGTTCTGTAATTAGGATGTAATACTCTTCGTATATCATGTTCACGCATCCAGATCCCGTCAAACGTGGTTTTATCACCCATATAGGCAGCCGCAATCATTGCATAACCGGCACCTTCTGAACAGTCATACGGACAACCGATGTTTGAAAGAATATAATTAACTCCCTGCCACGATTCGCCTGTATATTCATATCTGTTTGCTTCAATCTGCCAGGCTTCACGCATGATTTTTTCCATCTCCGCATGTACCACACCCGGAGCATTTGTTGTCGCTAAGTTTCCTAACGAGTGGCTGCCTTCAAAATCGTACGATAAAAACTGCGGAAATGGAAAATTCGGATTTCCGGAATTGATCTGTACCGTAACCTGTGCTTTTGAAAGCACTGTCACGAATACAAATATTATCAGATACAAACCTTTTATATAACCACTTCTTTGCATTGAATTTTCTTTTAGTAATTAATTT
It encodes the following:
- a CDS encoding glycosyl hydrolase family 8 produces the protein MTVLSKAQVTVQINSGNPNFPFPQFLSYDFEGSHSLGNLATTNAPGVVHAEMEKIMREAWQIEANRYEYTGESWQGVNYILSNIGCPYDCSEGAGYAMIAAAYMGDKTTFDGIWMREHDIRRVLHPNYRTGAIIRAGYQYGKNALAEPGGDAATDGDVDIALGLLMAWKQWGDNSGYTAANGTPISYKDEALGVIRGLVERENRGFMSGSVADCRSVSGNVGFDGYLKNGNTWLETTNFGSGDPLWCPEFAGPTQLHIDYAAPAYFYSFRNVMSAEALDPWEINQMYRAEASSDWIMGKLLDNPAGVPHAGWAAVNGSNVTFSSFNLGEDFRAAWRTILNYVWHGDPDYTWDPVTHTVQAGVPNSFEQLIGKRFSGFVKDQRQAPWGNPCKDLGGGPDLTYTGPPITSVQYDPNTGDELFPLPINWGMATSAPSTIAAQDYEVMGDMFRQCAIEWDITDAGDRYLTSKPVYFHGFFRLLGMLILSGNFQDPLVVKPIANIKIYRAVDKTYGATGDQFQFTLSYRNYGKLAATGVTIVETLPDDFDYVPGSASNGGSYNAGTHSITWNVGSVSGFSTAGGITPTQGIRTYSLKAKEEAEGRYCATATITATNSKSWTTNEYPNNVTEVMERNCIDIVKRALLIDKSVNYSKVQNNTEVKFKIDFENSSTAGWINGGRPNVFFSYAQGTYGANGDTRGIKIRLFHGAAEPYINYKNYRISAFLNDNSYTCVSGVGPCTAGWALRNTIYEGGAATGVTFTQESITPGQDARGKWNQRVIIQFANQIATTTPQLSAMYGTAARIHQGGTEPLRAVWDLYTSNYGSIDWSDDWSWDAAAQAPDGDKYFPVTNDWTDPHNLNIPVTSWHKDACEVATKTVDNVLIEEWDGYTWRRIYGNGPLPGRDVENVVVRDTLPLGLTWNGWIQQTTLGVTATYNPANRVITWTIPKLQVGQKGSLEYKAIAAFTTPGVCPKADQTHINPAWIEGLGESKKRDTARVTVTCDDVILPPVPTTMTKTADKAAYVVGDPINYSIEYEQTHGAIIDASMSNAAEWDQYGGTWGFGTKISNTTTNGTGTMLVHKRAHGTNGTITGTLELAPFSIFSIALRQSGSTIASGSYVSFKVNPGAGDLEINVWNGTTALFTLPQKFGYPGSPQNFKIVLNGNQLNLWVGSLTGAPLLTVTGITVKAGYIGFLNGSPANQETYNSHSVVSLHSEMDSAYDIIISDPVPAGITYGTSSNSGTNTAGTISWPVIAGPVLYGTVITRTWTGTVATCSATGKIVNNAYANMLGQATNSIAAQSIVTCSGTSVSCTPPATVTVSTTTPALCRGSALTIKGTATPANANYFYTWYRNGIAVTAASKTYADYVKAVTVAADSGTYTLRVEDGNTGTTTCFKENSIRVRIDTAAVAGIISASQEICLGTAAAALTGTASTGAIAVKNYKWQRSAVSGTGPWTDVAPFSITATGLTIGSPTATTYYRRIDSSGVCANAVTNVDTIRVNNTPNITSIQPILRDTLCIGENFNLSAAINLADSTGARASKNGGYYFTWQHYRDGALITTSGPLPYKNFLAATRAAVLTDSGMYYLIVQDGKLAKKCMDTISVRIVINQGIAKKAIIEKHQEICKGDAAAVLTEVAPAANYAGTIIAQQWYTTNDTTATPALTKISGATGVTYNPASPAVTQYYVRKDSVKFCPAVATNYIKVRVNNSVVADTIMPIENDTLCESIGSMFQLKGIVDSTGKASINGGYYFTWKHYRDGLLQETRGPVKYEDFPVTARAAVEADSGTYYLIIQDGAGATVCMDTLKTKVVVYKNCVVIPPACKKPVSVTAQLVGGNDTLCTGNALHLAKDIIDTLPAPQDGYYFSWRRINSQGSSVLYGPSLTYADLTIPAVAPADSGTYYLIVQDGLTAPAACTTTSAGIAIGVHTPIITPAVIAASDTICSGTVPAVFTETAAATGGSGTPYRHQWYVSTDSFKTVAGTSILIGSNLKTYQAPALTTTSYYIRIDSAGVCPKVSTNIITIQVDAPTVAGTVGRDTVVCAGSPVSEFRESTPASGGTAIYTYKWQESGDNTTFTDIAGATGSTYQSPDIFTRTYFRRIDSSGICAGTPTNSIFVDVVNGVDPGQIAGPTTTICYNTAPLTVFSNVAAASNGSGGPGSESYQWQKSTDNIFWTDISGETGLTFTENNLLTDTTYYRRRVGMGPGTCDTSYTSTVAVNVYDPLTPGVLSGDTTICSGKSIAVLEITPVSGGGEPNSLTYEWIQSTDKGMNWSAASGTNNQVSYTTPVLTDSIWYARIVTTVCNIDTTNIVHVHVDSINTVNIAMMDASTCIGSDVTFAPVFKGEGTAPVFEWFTSASSAGPWSPVTGAAAASYTVVNPQVTDNGTYYKVRLSSSFVCNSGTAESIVLLTVQDVIEPKVAISSSPAGTVCDTITSVTYTAVPVQGAGAVTTYQWYDGITNTPVPSETNQTYTPAAAPAAGQQVYVVMTTDLVCASPSTARSETLQLDIIPKPRPDIINNDTTICTPYEVRLKIKGNTGGTLQWYKDGAVIPGATTTQYIVPVSDFPGAEYVLVEDNGACSSSDTVEVIMWESPTANAGTDIYAVEGETISLNGSVSSNATNYVWIPAASLSDAYVLQPSLTVPALTTVYTLVAYNNGNVCSGSDAVTVIVEKKIKIPNVITVNGDGVNDTWDIENIQNFPDAEILIYNRWGNLVWKSAGYPKQWDATNYRNGEVLPDGTYFYIIDLHTERVKETFSGYIQVVK